A single region of the Triticum dicoccoides isolate Atlit2015 ecotype Zavitan chromosome 2B, WEW_v2.0, whole genome shotgun sequence genome encodes:
- the LOC119363301 gene encoding protein STRUBBELIG-RECEPTOR FAMILY 3-like isoform X1 produces MDARAAMSKPLRSVRVAPPPLAARAAVLLLLLLLSALPLSLTYTYEQDVFAINGLYTALGSPSLPGWVTNGGDPCVENWQGVGCAASNITAITLNGISLGGQLGNTLANFTSIITLELSNNNIGGTIPDNLPVTIQRFFLSGNQLSGSLPSTLSTLTLLTDMSLSSNRLSGDIPDVFSALTGLINLDFSSNNLTGPLPPSMGNLKALTTLHIQDNQISGTLNVLQDLPLKDLNIQNNLFSGPVPPKLFNVPNFQRDGNPFNTSIAPSPLPAAPAPSPSLSPSIGHVPSKEPTKSPDVPNGNSPASGNHTIWTVKFVGYILVGLVSAVVIVLMVMFCVSKHKDRKSKKEIRKSKKDVYPKNKIGREPQRLGEAKIKEVPEMKEHLVKPMNTVEKAASNVVSNSSEELKVNASMKAPNVAYNAKEREATLYSPMRAVAGVITKKQKEHVIDMGKSDDFVEEPLRLPQSVAPRTEKVTVSPSVRTKKGRVPSLGKIDLRTTVKSFSVASLQQYTNSFSEENLIRDSRFGKVYLAELPDGEILEVLKIDIDNSRVPVDVFLELVVNISELSHPNILALVGYCAEFEQRLLVYEHCSKMTLHDELHYVDEPSNALSWNARLQVAVEAAKALQYLHDGRQPPLVHQNFEPSVVLLNSTLAVQISECGLASLSQLSGSLHALFHYEAPEVHESRSFSDRSDVYSFGVVMLELLTGREPYDSSRPRAEQHLVRWASTQLYDIDAISKMVDPLIRGQCSEKALSRFADVIGSCIQPEPEFRPPMSEVVQALTRMVSDATKASM; encoded by the exons ATGGATGCGCGTGCGGCGATGAGCAAGCCCCTACGCTCGGTGCGCGTGGCGCCGCCGCCCCTGGCTGCTCGCGCCGccgttctgctgctgctgctgctgctctcggcGCTGCCGCTCTCGCTGACCTACACTTACGAGCAAGACG TGTTCGCGATAAATGGCCTGTACACGGCGCTTGGATCCCCGTCTTTGCCTGGTTGGGTTACCAATGGCGGCGACCCCTGCGTCGAAAACTGGCAGGGCGTTGGATGTGCGGCATCGAATATCACCGCCAT AACTCTCAATGGTATAAGTTTGGGTGGACAGCTGGGTAATACACTGGCGAATTTCACATCGATAATCACCTT AGAACTTAGCAACAACAATATTGGTGGAACCATACCTGATAATCTACCGGTCACAATTCAGCGCTT TTTCCTCTCAGGAAACCAGCTAAGTGGGAGCCTTCCAAGTACATTGTCGACGCTTACACTTTTGACAGACAT GTCCCTCAGCAGCAATCGTTTGTCTGGGGACATACCAGATGTATTTTCAGCACTCACTGGACTTATAAATTT AGATTTTTCTTCCAACAACTTGACTGGCCCATTACCGCCTTCGATGGGAAACTTAAAAGCATTGACTACCCT GCATATTCAAGACAATCAAATATCTGGGACCCTGAATGTCCTGCAAGATCTCCCTCTCAAAGATTT GAATATACAGAATAATCTTTTCTCTGGTCCTGTGCCTCCGAAGTTATTCAATGTCCCAAACTTTCA GAgggatggcaacccatttaatactaGCATAGCTCCATCTCCACTGCCAGCTGCACCAGCACCATCTCCATCACTATCACCTTCAATAGGACATGTCCCCTCAAAAGAACCTACAAAGTCGCCTGATGTGCCAAATGGAAATTCTCCAGCATCAGGAAACCATACTATTTGGACAGTCAAATTTGTTGGATACATTCTTGTTGGGCTGGTATCAGCAGTGGTTATTGTGTTAATGGTAATGTTTTGTGTATCCAAGCACAAAGATAGGAAGTCAAAGAAGGAAATTAGGAAGTCAAAGAAAGATGTGTATCCAAAAAACAAGATAGGAAGGGAGCCTCAGAGGCTTGGAGAGGCTAAAATCAAGGAAGTCCCGGAAATGAAGGAACATTTGGTAAAACCTATGAATACTGTAGAGAAAG CAGCTTCAAATGTGGTTTCTAATTCAAGTGAGGAGCTGAAAGTCAATGCATCAATGAAAG CTCCTAATGTTGCTTATAACGCAAAGGAAAGGGAGGCTACATTATATTCGCCGATGAGAG CTGTTGCTGGGGTGATCACGAAGAAACAAAAGGAGCATGTTATAGATATGGGAAAATCTGATGATTTTGTGGAAGAACCACTGCGTCTTCCGCAGTCTGTTGCGCCGCGTACTGAAAAAGTCACTGTCAGTCCCAGTGTTCGTACTAAAAAGGGGAGAGTACCTTCACTCGGGAAGATAGATCTTAGAACTACTGTCAAGTCCTTCTCTGTTGCATCCCTTCAACAATATACCAACAGTTTCAGTGAAGAAAATTTGATAAGAGATAGTAGGTTTGGTAAAGTATATCTGGCGGAACTTCCTGATGGAGAG ATTTTAGAAGTTTTGAAGATTGACATTGATAACTCAAGAGTACCAGTTGATGTCTTTCTAGAACTAGTTGTGAACATTTCAGAACTAAGTCATCCTAATATACTTGCGCTAGTGGGATACTGTGCGGAGTTTGAGCAGCGGCTACTTGTCTACGAGCATTGTAGTAAGATGACTCTACATGATGAACTCCATTATGTTGATGAACCCAGCAACGCATTGTCATGGAATGCCCGTCTCCAAGTAGCTGTGGAAGCAGCAAAGGCATTACA ATATCTTCATGATGGCCGTCAACCACCGCTTGTACATCAAAATTTTGAACCATCTGTCGTTCTCCTTAATAGCACTTTGGCAGTCCAAATTTCCGAGTGTGGACTTGCATCGCTGTCTCAG TTATCTGGCAGTTTGCATGCCTTGTTCCATTATGAAGCCCCAGAAGTGCATGAATCCAGATCATTCAGTGATCGAAGTGACGTTTACAGCTTTGGCGTCGTTATGTTGGAACTTCTAACAGGACGTGAACCTTACGACAG TTCCCGTCCACGTGCTGAGCAACATCTGGTGCGATGGGCCTCTACTCAACTTTATGATATTGATGCCATATCAAAGATGGTAGATCCTTTGATTAGAGGACAATGTTCTGAAAAGGCTTTGTCGCGTTTTGCTGATGTCATTGGCAGCTGTATTCAG CCTGAGCCAGAATTCAGGCCACCAATGTCCGAAGTTGTCCAAGCCCTAACTCGTATGGTCAGCGACGCGACAAAGGCTTCCATGTAA
- the LOC119363301 gene encoding protein STRUBBELIG-RECEPTOR FAMILY 3-like isoform X2 — translation MDARAAMSKPLRSVRVAPPPLAARAAVLLLLLLLSALPLSLTYTYEQDVFAINGLYTALGSPSLPGWVTNGGDPCVENWQGVGCAASNITAITLNGISLGGQLGNTLANFTSIITLELSNNNIGGTIPDNLPVTIQRFFLSGNQLSGSLPSTLSTLTLLTDMSLSSNRLSGDIPDVFSALTGLINLDFSSNNLTGPLPPSMGNLKALTTLHIQDNQISGTLNVLQDLPLKDLNIQNNLFSGPVPPKLFNVPNFQRDGNPFNTSIAPSPLPAAPAPSPSLSPSIGHVPSKEPTKSPDVPNGNSPASGNHTIWTVKFVGYILVGLVSAVVIVLMVMFCVSKHKDRKSKKEIRKSKKDVYPKNKIGREPQRLGEAKIKEVPEMKEHLVKPMNTVEKASNVVSNSSEELKVNASMKAPNVAYNAKEREATLYSPMRAVAGVITKKQKEHVIDMGKSDDFVEEPLRLPQSVAPRTEKVTVSPSVRTKKGRVPSLGKIDLRTTVKSFSVASLQQYTNSFSEENLIRDSRFGKVYLAELPDGEILEVLKIDIDNSRVPVDVFLELVVNISELSHPNILALVGYCAEFEQRLLVYEHCSKMTLHDELHYVDEPSNALSWNARLQVAVEAAKALQYLHDGRQPPLVHQNFEPSVVLLNSTLAVQISECGLASLSQLSGSLHALFHYEAPEVHESRSFSDRSDVYSFGVVMLELLTGREPYDSSRPRAEQHLVRWASTQLYDIDAISKMVDPLIRGQCSEKALSRFADVIGSCIQPEPEFRPPMSEVVQALTRMVSDATKASM, via the exons ATGGATGCGCGTGCGGCGATGAGCAAGCCCCTACGCTCGGTGCGCGTGGCGCCGCCGCCCCTGGCTGCTCGCGCCGccgttctgctgctgctgctgctgctctcggcGCTGCCGCTCTCGCTGACCTACACTTACGAGCAAGACG TGTTCGCGATAAATGGCCTGTACACGGCGCTTGGATCCCCGTCTTTGCCTGGTTGGGTTACCAATGGCGGCGACCCCTGCGTCGAAAACTGGCAGGGCGTTGGATGTGCGGCATCGAATATCACCGCCAT AACTCTCAATGGTATAAGTTTGGGTGGACAGCTGGGTAATACACTGGCGAATTTCACATCGATAATCACCTT AGAACTTAGCAACAACAATATTGGTGGAACCATACCTGATAATCTACCGGTCACAATTCAGCGCTT TTTCCTCTCAGGAAACCAGCTAAGTGGGAGCCTTCCAAGTACATTGTCGACGCTTACACTTTTGACAGACAT GTCCCTCAGCAGCAATCGTTTGTCTGGGGACATACCAGATGTATTTTCAGCACTCACTGGACTTATAAATTT AGATTTTTCTTCCAACAACTTGACTGGCCCATTACCGCCTTCGATGGGAAACTTAAAAGCATTGACTACCCT GCATATTCAAGACAATCAAATATCTGGGACCCTGAATGTCCTGCAAGATCTCCCTCTCAAAGATTT GAATATACAGAATAATCTTTTCTCTGGTCCTGTGCCTCCGAAGTTATTCAATGTCCCAAACTTTCA GAgggatggcaacccatttaatactaGCATAGCTCCATCTCCACTGCCAGCTGCACCAGCACCATCTCCATCACTATCACCTTCAATAGGACATGTCCCCTCAAAAGAACCTACAAAGTCGCCTGATGTGCCAAATGGAAATTCTCCAGCATCAGGAAACCATACTATTTGGACAGTCAAATTTGTTGGATACATTCTTGTTGGGCTGGTATCAGCAGTGGTTATTGTGTTAATGGTAATGTTTTGTGTATCCAAGCACAAAGATAGGAAGTCAAAGAAGGAAATTAGGAAGTCAAAGAAAGATGTGTATCCAAAAAACAAGATAGGAAGGGAGCCTCAGAGGCTTGGAGAGGCTAAAATCAAGGAAGTCCCGGAAATGAAGGAACATTTGGTAAAACCTATGAATACTGTAGAGAAAG CTTCAAATGTGGTTTCTAATTCAAGTGAGGAGCTGAAAGTCAATGCATCAATGAAAG CTCCTAATGTTGCTTATAACGCAAAGGAAAGGGAGGCTACATTATATTCGCCGATGAGAG CTGTTGCTGGGGTGATCACGAAGAAACAAAAGGAGCATGTTATAGATATGGGAAAATCTGATGATTTTGTGGAAGAACCACTGCGTCTTCCGCAGTCTGTTGCGCCGCGTACTGAAAAAGTCACTGTCAGTCCCAGTGTTCGTACTAAAAAGGGGAGAGTACCTTCACTCGGGAAGATAGATCTTAGAACTACTGTCAAGTCCTTCTCTGTTGCATCCCTTCAACAATATACCAACAGTTTCAGTGAAGAAAATTTGATAAGAGATAGTAGGTTTGGTAAAGTATATCTGGCGGAACTTCCTGATGGAGAG ATTTTAGAAGTTTTGAAGATTGACATTGATAACTCAAGAGTACCAGTTGATGTCTTTCTAGAACTAGTTGTGAACATTTCAGAACTAAGTCATCCTAATATACTTGCGCTAGTGGGATACTGTGCGGAGTTTGAGCAGCGGCTACTTGTCTACGAGCATTGTAGTAAGATGACTCTACATGATGAACTCCATTATGTTGATGAACCCAGCAACGCATTGTCATGGAATGCCCGTCTCCAAGTAGCTGTGGAAGCAGCAAAGGCATTACA ATATCTTCATGATGGCCGTCAACCACCGCTTGTACATCAAAATTTTGAACCATCTGTCGTTCTCCTTAATAGCACTTTGGCAGTCCAAATTTCCGAGTGTGGACTTGCATCGCTGTCTCAG TTATCTGGCAGTTTGCATGCCTTGTTCCATTATGAAGCCCCAGAAGTGCATGAATCCAGATCATTCAGTGATCGAAGTGACGTTTACAGCTTTGGCGTCGTTATGTTGGAACTTCTAACAGGACGTGAACCTTACGACAG TTCCCGTCCACGTGCTGAGCAACATCTGGTGCGATGGGCCTCTACTCAACTTTATGATATTGATGCCATATCAAAGATGGTAGATCCTTTGATTAGAGGACAATGTTCTGAAAAGGCTTTGTCGCGTTTTGCTGATGTCATTGGCAGCTGTATTCAG CCTGAGCCAGAATTCAGGCCACCAATGTCCGAAGTTGTCCAAGCCCTAACTCGTATGGTCAGCGACGCGACAAAGGCTTCCATGTAA